Proteins encoded by one window of Deinococcus metalli:
- a CDS encoding ParB/RepB/Spo0J family partition protein: protein MTAATPLPADPTPALRLTQPQEAPAAEVVCVPWNSLRRSDFNPRRTFEDKPLFELAVDIYHKGLLQNLVVRPHPTEDGAYELVAGERRYRAVGLLVEGLELVDDQGGESAMLQVAGDYTVPVQIRHLIDQELIELAITENSQREDVTPLEEADGYARLTGLGMKPDEIAARSGHPLRRVEQRLTLAYGLGKEGRKLLTEDKINLAQAQVIAQTTGELKRHLVKLVRENPRQYSAEQLRKLTTDGRVLVSNALFDVEASGLAVCEDMWGIIPAYFRDTAKAQALHLEALEAQAQHDRDSGQWAFVDVLPCSTHGNVRNLPWTTYRTSGPKELQGVVYIHSPSGEMHRHEGAVREEAAKAAEKAKQSQWRAQAHAEVAAQPPKNRPVRDAAHRIGQEARARVLWGSLATDPKRCLALTVQGLFESASEVRVKTETAPSLSAPLPEVVALVQRWAAERPDLFQTHKEGTMVNGPHGTKFHAALMELSEGDLLSLLAYHMHDSLHHWTAFSATARPGELAVHVAQQIGADKRLAQEWTVTADYLSAYTIPQLTALVATMPGKVQPSIAPNVGKKELVGRIVEIAGALREAGWVPDVVRFQR from the coding sequence ATGACCGCAGCAACCCCCCTGCCCGCTGACCCCACGCCCGCCCTGCGCCTCACGCAGCCCCAGGAGGCCCCCGCTGCCGAAGTGGTATGTGTACCGTGGAACAGCCTGCGCCGCAGCGATTTCAACCCCCGGCGCACCTTTGAGGACAAGCCACTGTTTGAGCTGGCCGTGGACATTTACCACAAGGGCCTCTTACAGAACCTCGTGGTGCGCCCGCACCCTACTGAGGACGGCGCGTATGAACTTGTGGCCGGGGAGCGCCGTTACCGCGCTGTGGGGCTGCTGGTCGAGGGCCTGGAACTCGTGGACGACCAGGGCGGCGAGAGCGCCATGCTCCAGGTGGCCGGGGACTACACGGTGCCTGTCCAGATCCGGCACCTGATCGATCAGGAGTTGATTGAACTCGCCATCACGGAAAACTCGCAGCGCGAGGACGTGACCCCCCTGGAGGAAGCGGACGGGTACGCACGGCTGACCGGGCTGGGCATGAAGCCAGATGAGATTGCCGCCCGCAGCGGCCACCCGTTGCGGCGCGTCGAGCAGCGCCTGACGCTGGCCTACGGCCTGGGCAAAGAGGGCCGCAAGCTGCTGACCGAGGACAAAATCAACCTCGCGCAGGCCCAGGTGATCGCGCAGACCACGGGCGAACTCAAGCGGCATCTGGTGAAGCTGGTGCGCGAGAACCCCCGCCAGTACAGCGCCGAGCAGTTACGGAAGCTGACCACGGACGGGCGCGTGCTGGTGTCCAACGCTCTGTTCGATGTGGAGGCGTCGGGCCTCGCCGTGTGCGAGGACATGTGGGGCATCATCCCGGCCTACTTCCGGGACACCGCCAAGGCCCAGGCGCTCCACCTTGAGGCCCTTGAGGCCCAGGCGCAGCACGACCGCGACAGCGGACAGTGGGCCTTTGTGGACGTGCTGCCGTGCAGCACCCACGGGAACGTGCGGAACCTGCCGTGGACCACCTACCGCACCTCCGGCCCGAAAGAGTTGCAGGGCGTGGTCTACATTCACAGCCCGAGCGGGGAGATGCACCGCCATGAGGGCGCGGTGCGCGAGGAAGCCGCCAAAGCCGCCGAGAAGGCCAAGCAGAGCCAGTGGCGTGCCCAGGCCCACGCAGAAGTGGCCGCGCAGCCGCCCAAGAACCGTCCGGTGCGGGACGCCGCCCACCGTATCGGCCAGGAGGCCCGTGCCCGTGTGCTGTGGGGGAGCCTCGCCACCGACCCCAAGCGGTGCCTTGCCCTCACCGTCCAGGGGCTGTTTGAGAGTGCGAGTGAGGTCAGGGTCAAGACGGAAACAGCCCCCAGCCTGAGCGCCCCCCTGCCGGAAGTCGTGGCCCTGGTGCAGCGGTGGGCCGCCGAGCGTCCTGACCTGTTCCAGACGCACAAAGAGGGCACGATGGTGAACGGCCCCCACGGGACGAAATTCCACGCGGCCCTGATGGAGCTGAGCGAAGGCGATCTATTGAGCCTGCTCGCGTACCACATGCACGACTCGCTGCACCACTGGACGGCCTTCAGCGCCACGGCCCGCCCTGGGGAGCTGGCGGTGCATGTGGCCCAGCAGATCGGCGCGGACAAGCGGCTGGCGCAGGAGTGGACAGTCACGGCGGACTACCTGAGCGCCTACACCATTCCGCAGCTCACGGCGCTGGTCGCCACGATGCCGGGGAAGGTGCAACCCAGTATTGCGCCCAATGTTGGCAAGAAGGAACTTGTGGGCCGCATCGTGGAAATCGCCGGGGCGCTCCGTGAGGCCGGGTGGGTGCCGGACGTGGTGAGGTTCCAGCGGTAA
- a CDS encoding bifunctional DNA primase/polymerase, with the protein MSLTPHDLLRTARQYVDAGLSVIPVGVSGSYAKHPHYDALKKTEHCYWDEGRGKWVATWLAFRERLPTQGELHAWFILHGAQGMALVTGEISGLVALDFDQGAGVDTMHLLGIEPHVRSASGGYHVYVRHPGWHVSTTNSNTKRSLPPGVDVRGDGGLVVLPPTVTDAGRYERLPCKKLLNRLTIPETAELAGQRYRVRELLGLACAPECLEEAPRAAVRAPVFSAPGSNRGEEHWRVDYMMLALRAQNLAASRGRNDAGFWLACQLRDNDFSQDEALEVGPYWLSLLPGTNTKGAREAYVLAHFEASVRSAYRKVPAGRDSKPWVKGYGR; encoded by the coding sequence ATGAGCCTCACGCCCCACGATCTTTTGCGGACTGCCAGGCAGTACGTGGACGCGGGCCTGAGCGTCATCCCCGTGGGGGTCAGTGGCAGCTACGCCAAGCACCCGCACTACGACGCCCTCAAGAAGACCGAACACTGCTACTGGGATGAGGGGCGCGGCAAGTGGGTGGCGACGTGGCTGGCGTTCCGGGAGCGCTTGCCGACGCAAGGTGAGCTGCACGCCTGGTTCATCCTGCACGGCGCGCAGGGTATGGCGCTGGTGACGGGGGAGATCTCCGGCCTGGTCGCCCTGGACTTTGATCAGGGGGCCGGGGTGGACACCATGCACCTGCTGGGCATCGAGCCGCATGTGCGGAGCGCCAGCGGCGGCTACCACGTCTATGTGAGGCATCCCGGCTGGCACGTGTCCACCACCAACAGCAACACCAAGCGCAGCTTGCCGCCCGGCGTGGACGTGCGGGGCGACGGCGGCCTGGTCGTGTTGCCTCCCACCGTGACCGACGCGGGCCGCTACGAGCGGTTGCCTTGCAAGAAACTCCTGAACCGGCTGACCATCCCTGAGACCGCTGAGCTGGCCGGTCAGCGCTACCGCGTGCGCGAGTTGCTGGGCCTGGCATGCGCGCCGGAGTGCCTGGAGGAAGCGCCGCGCGCGGCCGTGCGTGCCCCCGTGTTCAGTGCGCCGGGTTCGAACCGTGGCGAGGAGCACTGGCGCGTGGACTACATGATGCTCGCCCTGCGCGCCCAGAACCTCGCCGCGAGCCGTGGCCGCAACGACGCTGGATTCTGGCTGGCGTGCCAACTGCGGGACAACGATTTTTCCCAGGACGAGGCCCTGGAGGTCGGGCCCTACTGGCTCTCACTGCTGCCGGGCACGAACACCAAGGGCGCCAGGGAAGCCTACGTGCTGGCCCACTTTGAGGCCTCGGTGCGCAGCGCCTACCGCAAGGTTCCTGCGGGACGTGACTCGAAGCCGTGGGTGAAAGGCTACGGGCGCTGA